In a genomic window of Pelotomaculum thermopropionicum SI:
- a CDS encoding uncharacterized conserved protein (related to C-terminal domain of eukaryotic chaperone, SACSIN), translating into MPERSKDWMRQAEADLRHAVNSHRAGDFEWACFAAQHAAEKAVKALFQKLHLDACGHTVSILLSNLPAGISVPGHLIDKAKVIDKHYIPARYPNGFEAGAPVDFYTSGEAETAVRIAGEIIEFCKNHLDR; encoded by the coding sequence ATGCCGGAAAGAAGCAAAGACTGGATGCGGCAGGCGGAGGCAGACTTAAGGCACGCCGTCAATTCGCACCGGGCCGGGGATTTCGAATGGGCCTGTTTTGCCGCCCAGCATGCGGCTGAAAAGGCAGTTAAAGCCCTGTTTCAAAAGCTTCACCTGGACGCCTGTGGTCACACGGTGTCAATTTTGCTGTCAAATCTCCCGGCCGGAATCAGCGTGCCCGGCCATTTGATCGATAAGGCCAAAGTTATAGACAAGCACTATATCCCGGCCCGCTATCCGAACGGGTTCGAGGCGGGCGCTCCGGTGGATTTTTACACTTCCGGGGAGGCGGAAACGGCCGTAAGGATTGCAGGTGAAATTATTGAATTCTGTAAAAATCATCTCGACAGATGA